From Parambassis ranga chromosome 9, fParRan2.1, whole genome shotgun sequence, the proteins below share one genomic window:
- the rchy1 gene encoding RING finger and CHY zinc finger domain-containing protein 1 isoform X2 — protein MASPAGCEHYVRSCLLKAPCCGKLYVCRLCHDAEENHQMDRFKVTEVMCSECQTLQQAQQTCQHCHAQFGEYYCDICHLFDKDKKQYHCQPCGICRIGPREKYFHCQKCNLCLAQDLRGNHKCVENVSRQNCPVCMEDIHTSRIGAHVLLCGHLLHKTCFDDMIRTGAYRCPLCMHSAWNMEDHWDQIDKEIAQSPMPTEYQGTTVRIICNDCQAHCMVPFHVLGMKCNGCGSYNTAQDGGLIQQTHQEQQEQEQEQEQDSENETETDTELEQDPQHESPRPQ, from the exons ATGGCTTCCCCTGCTGGTTGTGAGCATTATGTACGCAGTTGCTTATTGAAA GCACCTTGCTGTGGTAAACTGTATGTCTGCCGGCTGTGCCACgatgcagaggagaaccaccagATGGACCGGTTTAAAGTCACAGAGGTGATGTGCTCCGAGTGTCAGACTCTGCAGCAG GCACAGCAGACGTGTCAGCATTGTCATGCGCAGTTTGGAGAGTATTACTGTGACATTTGTCACTTGTTTGACAAGGATAAGAAGCAGTACCACTGTCAGCCTTGTGGAATATGCAG GATTGGCCCCAGGGAAAAATACTTCCACTGTCAGAAGTGCAATCTGTGTTTAGCTCAGGATCTGCGAGGAAACCACAAG TGTGTCGAAAATGTGTCAAGGCAGAACTGCCCAGTGTGTATGGAG GATATTCACACATCCAGAATTGGAGCTCATGTTCTTCTATGTGGCCATCTTTTGCACAA GACCTGCTTTGATGACATGATCAGGACAGG AGCATACCGCTGCCCTCTGTGTATGCACTCTGCTTGGAACATGGAGGACCACTGGGATCAGATTGACAAAGAGATCGCTCAGTCTCCAATGCCCACTGAATACCAGGGTACTACTGTCAGA ATTATATGTAACGACTGCCAAGCTCACTGCATGGTGCCTTTCCATGTGTTGGGGATGAAGTGCAACGGCTGTGGCTCCtacaacacagcacaggacgGAGGACTCATCCAGCAGACTCATcaagagcagcaggagcaagagcaggagcaggagcaggactCTGAGAATGAGAcggaaacagacacagagctggagcAGGACCCCCAGCATGAATCTCCCAGGCCTCAGTAG
- the rchy1 gene encoding RING finger and CHY zinc finger domain-containing protein 1 isoform X1 yields the protein MDRFKVTEVMCSECQTLQQAQQTCQHCHAQFGEYYCDICHLFDKDKKQYHCQPCGICRIGPREKYFHCQKCNLCLAQDLRGNHKCVENVSRQNCPVCMEDIHTSRIGAHVLLCGHLLHKTCFDDMIRTGAYRCPLCMHSAWNMEDHWDQIDKEIAQSPMPTEYQGTTVRIICNDCQAHCMVPFHVLGMKCNGCGSYNTAQDGGLIQQTHQEQQEQEQEQEQDSENETETDTELEQDPQHESPRPQ from the exons ATGGACCGGTTTAAAGTCACAGAGGTGATGTGCTCCGAGTGTCAGACTCTGCAGCAG GCACAGCAGACGTGTCAGCATTGTCATGCGCAGTTTGGAGAGTATTACTGTGACATTTGTCACTTGTTTGACAAGGATAAGAAGCAGTACCACTGTCAGCCTTGTGGAATATGCAG GATTGGCCCCAGGGAAAAATACTTCCACTGTCAGAAGTGCAATCTGTGTTTAGCTCAGGATCTGCGAGGAAACCACAAG TGTGTCGAAAATGTGTCAAGGCAGAACTGCCCAGTGTGTATGGAG GATATTCACACATCCAGAATTGGAGCTCATGTTCTTCTATGTGGCCATCTTTTGCACAA GACCTGCTTTGATGACATGATCAGGACAGG AGCATACCGCTGCCCTCTGTGTATGCACTCTGCTTGGAACATGGAGGACCACTGGGATCAGATTGACAAAGAGATCGCTCAGTCTCCAATGCCCACTGAATACCAGGGTACTACTGTCAGA ATTATATGTAACGACTGCCAAGCTCACTGCATGGTGCCTTTCCATGTGTTGGGGATGAAGTGCAACGGCTGTGGCTCCtacaacacagcacaggacgGAGGACTCATCCAGCAGACTCATcaagagcagcaggagcaagagcaggagcaggagcaggactCTGAGAATGAGAcggaaacagacacagagctggagcAGGACCCCCAGCATGAATCTCCCAGGCCTCAGTAG
- the lrp13 gene encoding very low-density lipoprotein receptor, with protein MGGCIYLLVVLLPGFLQVVSGGSSLLKCNIDFKRCKDGSGCVPYSHVCDGEVSCKDGSDEEDCESKCSEDHFHCAHGNKCIDRDQVCDGVPQCQDRSDELHCESQKGCAHHCDKSRCLPANYVCDGERHCLDGTDEAKCEDQQEEETSVTSVPAAFVGISTPIKCPFGSKPCRDNSDCVIHNYVCDGEADCKDGSDEEECSSACEKDQFQCAHGKKCIDRDQVCDGVPHCQDRSDELSCDNMDGCGHQCDNKSRCVPSSFLCDGERDCVDGSDEANCADKDCGVTEFKCTSGQCVSAMMRCDGHPDCRDHSDEDSCTKAPVCSTKHRCPQSKECLVQEWICDGDQDCKDGTDEKDCPVVPLKCGRFQWSCTSKTKCIPTAWRCDGMKDCDDGSDETDCGTMSCLPHQFQCGSKECLDSVLVCNGITNCADGSDEGGSCKIRCTEADNGRCSQKCYSTPQGVRCHCAPGFRLMEDGLTCADIDECEGPTPSVCSQLCINTPGSYQCDCHPGFIMEAERRHCKITDEPFLLSSVQTDLYMYGLRSGGLDVLPSSAKRAILSLDYDWREQKVFWVSLDTDTIRWSSLDQKTTGILIRGVRADYVAVDWLGRNLYWIDGVNSQIVAISLSTASVDSPDHSIILDEDLDQPRSLALLPQKGLMFWTEIGNVVKIERAGMDGSERRAVVNSSLGWPGGVAVDTFSDRIYWTDERLRAIGSSTLDGEDIQILEMKETTNPFSVAVFNDVLYWSDAKKRVVQAAHKISGKKRQVLLKRPRQPFAVKIIHPLLQMASENPCEKMDCPFLCVLAPGPRAVCKCPSGLLLTEDGLNCSSVINSAFLLLLSPSTVTQIYLQSHLATALKGWPEHLALQVPSVNEATIMDFSLQEHTLYLTDDGTTSLSSFKLRDSNLISQGQLLKLLGDTITAMALDWVTRNIYWSSNKQPRLQVTSITSAYTAVLIKEGIGRVESIALHPPSGRACFTNLVQQDTGSVATVECANMDGGERRVVWKDAAQPVSLVFSSSGDTVYWADTGLGTIGSVTIDASEYRELKTEDGLAAVALSDGTLLWMTATDKTRLWYRDEHQQSRLWFEVGTQVVSLKAFSKSSQTGSNQCSDSNGDCEHLCLATPAGRTCKCAHDHVPVNSTHCSPEQRCPPGSRLCLDQLSCQPVEKFCNGHVDCPDHSDENCVRQKQWSVAEVSAPTEPRSSFPSPLPSFPISPDSELPGLNSSLNISDQLMIQDSKLCSQQRCSGNGRCIEIEGAIACACSLAYSGDSCQNHLLKTMQRPIIYCAAGLCAGIVVISVTAVLVKRKKNANLSSRATPAAAKEMSMNDLEKVETIPSPQTAPPDTEKSEEAVSSVY; from the exons ATGGGTGGATGTATATATCTTCTTGTGGTATTATTACCTGGGTTTTTGCAAG TTGTCTCAGGTGGTAGCAGTCTGCTGAAGTGCAACATTGACTTTAAACGGTGCAAGGATGGCTCAGGGTGTGTCCCATACAGCCATGTGTGTGATGGAGAGGTGAGCTGTAAGGATGGGTCAGATGAAGAGGACTGTGAATCCAAATGCAGTGAAG ATCACTTCCATTGTGCCCATGGGAACAAATGTATAGACAGGGACCAGGTGTGTGATGGTGTCCCTCAGTGTCAGGACCGCTCTGATGAACTGCACTGTGAGAGCCAAAAAGGCTGTGCCCACCACTGTGACAAGAGCCGCTGCCTGCCTGCAAACTATGTCTGCGATGGAGAAAGGCACTGCCTGGACGGCACAGATGAGGCCAAATGTG AGGACCAACAGGAAGAGGAGACCAGCGTGACCTCTGTGCCTGCTGCCTTTGTTGGGATATCGACTCCTATCAAATGTCCATTTGGATCCAAACCTTGCAGGGACAATTCAGATTGTGTGATCCATAATTACGTCTGTGATGGAGAAGCAGACTGCAAAGATGGCTCAGATGAAGAGGAATGCTCATCAGCTTGTGAAAAGG ACCAATTCCAGTGTGCCCATGGGAAGAAATGTATAGACAGGGACCAGGTGTGTGATGGTGTCCCTCACTGTCAGGACCGCTCGGATGAACTGTCATGTGACAATATGGACGGCTGTGGTCACCAGTGCGACAACAAGAGCCGCTGCGTTCccagcagcttcctctgtgATGGGGAAAGAGACTGCGTGGACGGCAGTGATGAGGCCAACTGTG CTGACAAGGACTGTGGTGTAACTGAGTTTAAGTGCACCAGCGGGCAGTGTGTTTCAGCCATGATGCGCTGCGATGGGCACCCAGACTGCAGAGACCACTCGGATGAAGACAGCTGCACCAAAGCACCGGTCTGCTCCACCAAACACCGCTGCCCACAGAGCAAAGAGTGTCTGGTGCAGGAGTGGATCTGTGACGGAGACCAGGACTGCAAGGACGGCACAGATGAGAAG GATTGTCCTGTGGTTCCACTGAAATGTGGCAGGTTTCAGTGGTCATGTACATCCAAAACAAAGTGTATCCCCACAGCCTGGCGGTGTGACGGCATGAAGGACTGTGATGATGGCAGTGATGAGACTGACT GTGGGACGATGTCATGCCTCCCTCACCAGTTCCAGTGTGGCAGTAAGGAATGCCTGGATTCAGTCCTGGTGTGCAACGGAATAACCAACTGTGCCGATGGCTCAGACGAGGGAGGCAGCTGCAAGATACGCTGTACAGAGGCAGATAACGGGCGCTGTTCCCAGAAGTGCTACAGCACACCACAGGGGGTG CGCTGTCACTGTGCACCAGGCTTCAGGCTCATGGAGGATGGGCTGACCTGTGCTGATATTGATGAGTGTGAAGGTCCGACACCGAGtgtgtgcagccagctgtgtatCAATACTCCAGGCTCCTACCAGTGTGACTGTCACCCAGGCTTTAtaatggaggcagagagacgtCACTGCAAGATTACGG ATGAACCTTTCCTGTTGTCTTCAGTACAAACGGACCTCTACATGTATGGCTTACGTAGTGGCGGCCTAGACGTACTACCCTCCTCTGCCAAGAGGGCCATCCTGTCTCTGGACTATGACTGGAGAGAGCAGAAGGTCTTCTGGGTCAGTCTGGACACCGACACCATCAGGTGGTCCTCATTAGACCAAAAGACAACAGGGATTCTGATAAGAG gAGTCCGGGCTGATTATGTAGCTGTGGACTGGCTCGGGAGGAACCTGTACTGGATTGATGGAGTGAATAGTCAGATTGTTGCCATCAGCCTGTCAACAGCCTCTGTGGACTCACCAGATCACAGCATTATCCTGGATGAAGACCTGGATCAGCCTCGCTCTCTGGCCCTGCTGCCACAAAAAGG GCTGATGTTCTGGACAGAGATCGGTAACGTAGTGAAAATCGAGCGTGCCGGGATGGATGGGTCGGAGAGAAGGGCAGTGGTGAACTCCAGTTTGGGCTGGCCGGGTGGTGTGGCTGTGGACACCTTCTCTGACAGAATCTATTGGACTGATGAAAGACTGAGAGCAATTGGCTCTTCTACACTGGATGGAGAAGACATTCAG ATTCTAGAGATGAAGGAGACCACTAACCCATTCTCTGTGGCAGTGTTCAATGACGTGCTGTACTGGTCTGATGCAAAGAAGAGAGTGGTTCAGGCTGCTCATAAAATCTCTGGGAAAAAACGCCAAGTTCTCCTGAAAAGACCTAGACAGCCTTTTGCTGTGAAG ATCATTCACCCACTGCTCCAGATGGCCTCAGAGAACCCCTGTGAGAAGATGGACTGtcccttcctgtgtgtgttggccCCAGGACCCAGGGCTGTGTGCAAGTGTCCCTCTGGCCTGTTACTGACTGAGGATGGGCTGAACTGCTCCAGTGTGATCAATTCAGCattcctgctgctgttatctCCCTCCACTGTCACTCAG ATTTACCTGCAGTCCCACCTCGCAACAGCGCTGAAGGGCTGGCCTGAACACCTAGCTCTGCAGGTACCTAGTGTCAATGAAGCCACCATCATGGACTTCAGCTTACAAGAGCACACCCTGTACCTGACTGACGATGGCACCACCTCGCTCAGCTCTTTCAAGCTGAGGGACTCGAACTTGATCTCCCAAGGCCAGCTCCTCAAACTGCTGGGCGACACCATCACCGCCATGGCCCTTGACTGGGTAACGCGCAACATTTACTGGAGCAGCAACAAACAGCCCCGCCTACAGGTCACCTCCATCACCAGCGCATACACTGCTGTTCTCATAAAGGAAGGCATTGGTAGAGTGGAGTCCATTGCCCTCCATCCACCCAGTGGGAGGGCTTGTTTCACGAATCTGGTTCAGCAGGATACAGGATCGGTGGCTACAGTAGAGTGCGCCAACATGGATGGCGGTGAGCGAAGAGTGGTGTGGAAGGATGCTGCCCAGCCTGTATCTCTGGTCTTCTCAAGCAGTGGGGATACAGTTTACTGGGCTGACACTG GTTTAGGAACTATCGGCTCTGTCACGATTGATGCGTCTGAGTACAGAGAGTTGAAGACTGAGGATGGCCTGGCTGCTGTCGCTCTGAGTGATGGCACACTGCTCTGGATGACTGCTACTG ACAAGACCAGGCTCTGGTACAGAGATGAACATCAGCAAAGCAGGCTGTGGTTTGAGGTCGGCACGCAGGTGGTCAGCTTGAAGGCCTTCAGCAAGTCCAGCCAGACTG GTTCTAACCAGTGTTCAGACAGTAATGGTGACTGTGAGCACCTGTGCCTGGCTACCCCAGCAGGGCGGACATGCAAGTGTGCTCATGACCACGTCCCTGTGAACAGCACCCACTGCAGCCCGGAGCAGCGCTGCCCACCCGGCAGCAGGCTGTGTCTGGATCAACTCTCATGTCAACCTGTTGAGAAGTTCTGTAATGGACATGTAGACTGCCCTGACCACTCGGATGAAAACT gtgTGCGTCAGAAGCAGTGGTCAGTAGCCGAGGTCTCTGCTCCCACAGAGCCTCGCAGCTCTTTTCCTTCTCCACTTCCTTCCTTTCCCATCTCTCCTGATTCTGAACTTCCGGGCCTCAACTCCAGCCTGAACATCAGCGATCAGCTCATGATACAGGACTCGAAGCTGTGCAGCCAGCAGCGCTGCAGTGGCAACGGCCGGTGTATAGAGATCGAAGGCGCCATTGCGTGCGCGTGTTCACTGGCATACAGCGGTGACTCCTGTCAGAACCACCTCCTGAAAACCATGCAGCGTCCCATCATCTACTGCGCCGCTGGTCTTTGTGCAGGGATCGTTGTCATATCTGTGACAGCAGTGCTGGTTAAGAGGAAGAAGAATGCTAACTTGAG cagcagagctacTCCTGCAGCAGCGAAGGAAATGAGTATGAATGACCTGGAGAAGGTGGAGACCATCCCCAGTCCACAGACTGCTCCTCCGGACACAGAAAAATCCGAG GAAGCGGTGTCTTCTGTGTACTGA